The Xiphias gladius isolate SHS-SW01 ecotype Sanya breed wild chromosome 7, ASM1685928v1, whole genome shotgun sequence genome window below encodes:
- the zgc:114130 gene encoding mRNA decay activator protein ZFP36L1 — MPSYPKLNQFADLEEMMCKQLLSLDLRESNRPLPSLSLAMRTPGYIGQPRGNTSFSLSSLSCLPTDPSDSVFLTSSQWGQQSESPLPSLLANSSQWGKSGFLAQRSVSMVETSSTAAASLGWPGTDIKHSQRDISPTALNTSSSSSTSSVSTSSSSSRYKTELCRSFTENGLCKYGGKCQFAHGPEELRDLSRHPKYKTEPCRTFHTIGFCPYGIRCHFVHNSEEEKKHSFSRSSSSSSSSSSIPQQPPCSSHTHRPPLVRQSFSFAGFPSAPQQAIQHALTAHPPPATASFTSAPSASPPSCADITDLLSHAFLEMDSAFEASPSPQHQPPVGQANATDPRSPFLPSPDSGCSPCGLSPTDSPSLRQSPSATGVFSGPLGARSLSYTSLSDQDQDGSSSASSLSGSESCGGINEGSGRRLAVFSQLSVPEDATGFCL; from the coding sequence CAGTTACTCAGTCTCGACCTGAGGGAGTCAAACAGACCGCTACCATCCCTCAGTCTGGCTATGAGAACACCAGGTTACATCGGTCAGCCACGTGGCAACACATCGTTTTccctctcgtctctctcctgtctccccACTGACCCTTCAGACAGTGTATTTCTGACTTCCAGCCAATGGGGGCAGCAGTCAGAGAGCCCGCTGCCCTCCCTGCTAGCTAATTCCTCCCAGTGGGGAAAGTCAGGCTTCCTTGCCCAGCGTTCCGTCAGCATGGTAGAGAccagcagcactgcagcagcaagTCTAGGCTGGCCCGGGACTGACATAAAGCACTCCCAAAGAGACATCAGCCCCACTGCACTGAACACTAGCTCCTCCTCATCCACATCATCTGtttccacctcctcttcctcatcacgCTATAAGACTGAACTGTGCCGTTCTTTCACCGAGAATGGGTTGTGCAAGTATGGTGGGAAGTGCCAGTTTGCTCACGGGCCAGAGGAGCTGCGGGATCTTAGCAGGCatccaaaatacaaaactgaGCCGTGTCGTACGTTTCACACCATCGGTTTCTGCCCCTATGGGATCCGCTGCCATTTTGTCCACAAcagtgaggaagaaaagaagcacTCCTTCTCTCgttcctcctcgtcctcttcctcctcctcaagcATTCCCCAGCAGCCACCTTgctcctctcacacacacagacctcctCTCGTCAGACAGAGCTTCAGCTTTGCTGGGTTTCCCTCTGCTCCTCAGCAAGCCATTCAGCATGCCCTCACtgctcatcctcctcctgccaCCGCCTCTTTCACATCTGCTCCCTcagcctctcctccttcctgcgCTGACATCACTGACCTCCTCTCTCATGCCTTCCTGGAGATGGACTCTGCCTTCGAGGCCTCCCCTTCCCCTCAGCACCAACCCCCAGTGGGCCAGGCCAATGCAACAGATCCCCGGTCTCCATTCTTGCCTTCCCCAGACTCCGGCTGCTCTCCATGTGGGCTTTCTCCGACTGACTCCCCTTCCCTGAGGCAGAGTCCCAGTGCTACTGGGGTCTTTTCAGGGCCACTGGGTGCCCGATCCCTGTCCTACACCTCTCTGTCAGATCAGGACCAAGATGGAAGCAGCTCTGCTAGCTCACTCAGTGGCTCAGAATCTTGCGGTGGCATTAATGAAGGCAGCGGCAGACGCCTGGCTGTATTCAGTCAGCTCTCTGTTCCTGAGGATGCTACTGGGTTCTGCCTTTAG
- the trappc6bl gene encoding trafficking protein particle complex subunit 6B, like, whose amino-acid sequence MADEALFEFLHMEIVSHVYKEQQPSKGEMDNKDRAVCVSVLEGMGFRVGQGLIERLTRDSPSFKDELDIMKFICKDFWTKVFRRQVDNLRTNHQGTYVLQDNKFALLVQLSSGKQYLDQAPKHLAFSCGMVRGALSNLGLDSVVTAEVSVMPSCKFQVVIQKL is encoded by the exons aTGGCAGACGAGGCTCTGTTTGAATTTCTCCATATGGAGATCGTGTCCCATGTTTACAAGGAGCAGCAACCCAGTAAAGGAGAGATGGACAACAAG GACAgagctgtctgtgtgtctgtcctcgAAGGCATGGGCTTCAGGGTGGGACAAGGACTCATTGAGAG GTTGACTAGGGACTCTCCCAGCTTTAAGGATGAGTTGGATATAATGAAGTTCATCTGCAAAGACTTTTGGACAAAGGTGTTCAGGAGGCAGGTTGACAACCTCCGAACAAACCACCAG GGTACCTATGTTCTACAGGACAACAAGTTTGCTCTGCTGGTTCAGCTCTCCAGCGGAAAACAGTACCTGGATCAGGCTCCTAAG CACCTCGCCTTTTCATGTGGCATGGTGAGAGGAGCACTGTCTAACCTAGGTCTGGACAGTGTGGTGACAGCTGAGGTCTCTGTCATGCCATCCT GTAAATTCCAGGTGGTGATCCAGAAGTTGTGA